Below is a genomic region from Corvus hawaiiensis isolate bCorHaw1 chromosome 24, bCorHaw1.pri.cur, whole genome shotgun sequence.
TCTTCTTCAGCTCCTCGAACTCCACCTTCCTCTTCTCTGTGGCCTCGGTGTAGCTCCTCCGGGCCTTCTGGatctgctcccacagcccctccagcctggcgACGAGCTGCAGCCGGCTgtactgctgctcctgccagcactggggacaCACAGGTTACACCCCCAAACCTCCCTTGCCAGCCCCAAAAGCCCCTCGATGCTCCCTTGGGCCCCTGCCTTGTTTTTGATGTCATCCTGGGCGCTCTGGAAGTTCAGCATGGCCTCGTGGTCACTCCTGGCGTGATCCTGCTCTGTGGCCAGAGCCATGTCCTGTAGGCAGCACCTTTCCCAGTCTTGCTGCTCCAGAATGGTCTTTCTGTGGGGACACACAGCAGGGCAAAGGGGTTTCCtcagagatgctgcagggaTCCCACTGGGGCCAGGAGAGGCTCAACTCCACCCCAGGAGAGCCCACGGGTGCCACTGCTGCCCCATTCCTCTTCTCCCCATAAAATTCCACACCTCTCAGCCTCAAACTCGGCCTTCAGGGCGCCCACCTGGGCACTAAACCCCTCCTCCAGGTAGCCCAGGCGGCAgcgctggagctgcagcagttgGTCCGTGAGGTGCAGGTGACTGCGCAGGGCTCGGTTCTGCTGCTCCTCCGCTTCTTCCAGCTCCCTGACCAGCGCctgtggagtttttttggggggggtcatGTGTGTTCCTTGGcaccccccctgccctgccagccccgcagccacctCAATGACACCGTCCTTGCAGTCCATGACCCGCGTGAAGGTCTGGCTGAGGATCTCGATGTCCTGGCGCAGCTCTTGGTCCTTGGTCTTGCGCTGCGCCAAGCGCCAGAGCGTGCAGACCTTGTGGAGACCCCAcatgctgctctgctcctcccgGGATAACTTGACCTGTGGAGGGCCCCGTGGGAAGTGGGAAAGGGGCAGGAGTGGGGTTGGGGGTGTCTCTGGTACCAGGGGGTCCAGCAGAacaggggcagctccagccctggtgGGGATGATTGGGGGCATTTGCTGGGGAAAGGTGGTTTGGGGACTCAGGGGGGTGGGGCTTGGAGGCCATCAGGGGAGGCTGCAGTGGGGTCCCAGACCTGCAGGAAGCGAGCGAGCAGTTCCTGCTTGGCTTTGGCCGCTTCCTCCTCAGCCAGCGcttgcttctgcagcagcagcagctcggtCTCGGCTGCATTGGGGGCTGTGGAATGCGGCCCCGCCATGGCTGGAGAAAGGGACACAGCGGGAGGGGTCGGGGGGTGCCCGGGGTCTGCGTGGTGGCCCCTCCACGGCGCCCATCAAGGCCCGttccccctgcccacccccatCTCCCGCTCCAGCCCCCCCGCACCACGGGGCACCCCCAGACCCCGTCACCTCCTGCCCACCCCCATCTCCCTCCccgggctcccccagccccttctccccttGCTCACCCCTAACACCCCCTCCAGAACCCTCTCCACTTGGGACAATCCCCATACCCCATCTCCCCTTCCAGTGCCCCCCAGACCTAtttcccatctccctccccGGGCCTCCCCTCAAGGCCCATTTCCCGCTGCCCACCGCCAACTCCAGAGCCCTTCCAGCCtcacctcctctccctccccagcccctccggCACCCACCgcccccctgcccacccccatCCCCCTCTCCAGGGgtctccctcccctcctttggggtcccggccccagccccggtaccggccccgctcccgcgtCCCCGCGGTCTCCCAGCAACGGCCGCCGCCGCTCGGGGGCGGGGCCTGCGCGGCACTTCCGCCCTGACCTGCACGGGCGCCCTCTGGCGGGCAGCAGCGCGCTCGCACCCCCACGGGGCGGGTCCCGCCAGTTCTGCCTCTCCGCTATTGGCCGGCGGTCCGGGATTCCCCGCGCTGATTGGCCAGCGGGCGCCGCCGTGGGCGGGCCCTGGAGCCGGCGGGGTATATAAGGGCGTCTGCGGCGGCGGGGCGCAGGGCGGTGGGTGGGTGAGAGTCGGGGGGGCTCGGTGCGCGCCACCGCCATGCGGGAGCGAAGGCCGGCACCGGCCGCTCCGGCCCGGTGCAAGCTGGTGCTGGTGGGCGACGTGCAGTGCGGCAAGACTGCCatgctgcaggtgctggccaAGGATTGCTACCCCGAGGTGAGCCCAGACCGGCACCGGGAATCGGCAGCGGGCACCGGCAACGGGACCGGGCGCTGACGCTCTCAGTGCTATTGCAGACGTACGTGCCCACCGTGTTTGAGAACTACACGGCTTGTCTGGCCAGCGAGGAGCAGCGGGTGGAACTGAGCCTCTGGGACACCTCCGGTACCGGGGGGAGACACGCGCGGCGCACGTTCGGGGGGCTGGCGGGGGTTCTGGTGCCGGTGGAGTGGGGcgggggcagccccggctccggAGGGGGTGATTGGGTTGTTTGCAGGGGAAGGTGGTTTGGGGATTCGGGGGCTGGCAGGGTTGGGGTTGGGAGGCTGCAGCGAGCGGGGGGTCGCCGCAGTGGGGTGCTTTGGCGTCCCGGGGGTGTTCGGGGGACCTGCAGCGCTGGGGGGGAGGGGCGTTGGTGGCCACAGTGGCGTCTCGGTGGTGTTTTGGGAAGCCGGGGGTGTTTTGTGGTCCCtgcgggggcgggcgggagcTTGGTGGCCGCCCTGGGGGGGCTTCAGGTCTAGGGTCATATCCCCGGGTCTGGGGGGCGCAGCTACTCCCCAGGGACCGACCTCACGGTGGGAGGTACGGACACACCGGGGGGGGGTTACAGAGGGCTGAACCCCTTCCTTTGCGGGGATCCCCACACCGTTGCCCCCCTCCGGGTGGGGTCCAGGGTGCTCCCTGCGCCCTGCCTGTGAATTGGGAGGATTATGGGAGATCCCGGTGTTGCTCTTCCCTGGTCACCCCGAAGAGTTGGGGGGGTCGGGGCAGCCCTGCCCGGTGCTGCAGTGTCCCCCCCGGCGGGGGGGTCCCCGCCGGTCCCCGGTTGCCATGGCGATGCGCTGGCGCAGCCTCTTTG
It encodes:
- the CCDC65 gene encoding dynein regulatory complex subunit 2, which translates into the protein MAGPHSTAPNAAETELLLLQKQALAEEEAAKAKQELLARFLQVKLSREEQSSMWGLHKVCTLWRLAQRKTKDQELRQDIEILSQTFTRVMDCKDGVIEALVRELEEAEEQQNRALRSHLHLTDQLLQLQRCRLGYLEEGFSAQVGALKAEFEAERKTILEQQDWERCCLQDMALATEQDHARSDHEAMLNFQSAQDDIKNKCWQEQQYSRLQLVARLEGLWEQIQKARRSYTEATEKRKVEFEELKKKCVKSSWEIDVQAKKLQKLQDTITATRSQIAAHLQESEEQNQRIQEEKDHAVQKLQKLRAAISQAGTTAHAHLVTLTCQCSATLKALQQVVEKAQRILRLAEMCRRLETEEEKVLPFYPSSLAEWEQQDVRRILAASPSEPLARAMQDYVGLERFWQRFNKVKLEEKALERARAALANRNRHLRELLQQYLAGAALSQKVPRDPPPLLTTKQKPCPQK